The genomic interval TGACCCGGCGCACGGCGGCCTGCACCTGCCCGAGCATCTCGCCGCGTGGATGCGCCGCTTTCCGCGCGAACTCCGGGTGGGGACGGTGCAGTTCGCGCACGTCTCGCCTCTGCCCGCACACGCCTACTACGACGACCTGTTCTACGCCGACCACAGTCCCAAACGCTGGTTCCGCGAGTCACCCGAGTACGTCCGGATGGCCGGCCTGAGCTTCGGCGTGTACGGCCACACGCAGGTGGACGGCGGAATCCTCCTCGACGAGGACCACCAGCTCGCCATGATCGACGCCCTGCACGCCCGCGAGTACCTCGAGCTGCTTATTGACCCGGGCGCCGACCAGCCCGTTCACACGGTCCGCGCCGTTCCCTTCTGACTCCGGGCACGTTGACAAGCGTGAGGCGCACCGCTATCCTTAACCCCGCTGCTTTTGCAGCCCCCTTCAAGGCACGGTCCGGTAGTGTAGCGGTTAGCATATCTGCCTGTCACGCAGAAGGTCGCGGGTTCAAATCCCGTCCGGACCGCCAAGGAAGGCTAGGTAGCTCAGCTGGTAGAGCAAACGACTGAAAATCGTTGGGTCGCCGGTTCAAGTCCGGCCCTGGCCACCAAGAACGCCCCCACCCCCGCGGTGGGGGCTGGCTTTTGTGCCCTGGTGCTCTTGGCAGGAGCGGGGGCAGGTGACGATAATGGGCGGTTGAGGTCGCGCGCCTCACCTGAGGGGGCCGCGCGGACTCCCAGACCGAATGACCTGTGCTGTCATTCCGGGTGCCCAGCATCAAGCGGGCGCCTGCCGGGAGACGAATCATGACGAACACGAATGCCGGGGCCGAGTGCGGCCCCCAGAACCCCGGTTTTGACCGCCGTTACGACGTGCAGGGCCTCGACGCGATTGACGTTGCGGTGCTGGGCACCTTCCCGCACGTCCGCGAGGACGACCCGGTGCGGTACCCGGGCGAGCCGATGATGATTGAGATCATCACGGATGAGTTCAGCCCGGTGTGCCCCTGGAGCGGCCTGCCGGATTTCGGCCGGCTGGAGATCCGGTACCTGCCGCGCGAAACCTGCGTGGAACTGAAGAGCCTGAAGTACTACCTCACGAGTTACCGCTTCGTGGGCATCTACCATGAGCATGCAACCCGGCGGGTGCTGGCGGACCTGGTGAAGCTGCTGGATCCGCTGCGCATGGAGATCCGCTGTGATTACGGCATGCGCGGGGGCCTGAATACGATCTGCACCGTGAAGTACGTGGCGCCGGATCACCAGGGGGGCTGAGCGGTGCCGTGGCGGTTGACGTCGGAATTCACGTTTGATTCAGCGCACGTGATCACCGGGTACGACGGCCCGTGCGGGCGCCTGCACGGGCACACGTACCGCGTGCGGATGGACCTGACTAGCGAACGGCTCCGGCCGAGCGCGCACGTGAAGCGCGCCATCATGGTTGCGGATTTCCGGACGCTGAAGTGGGCGAAAAAGGACGTGGAGGCCGGCGGGCTGGATCACGCGTTCCTGAATGACCTGCCGGACCTCGGCGATGACACGACCGCCGAGGTGCTGGCCGCGTTCATTCACCGCCGGACGATGGCGCGCGTGCGCGCCGACCTGCCCGACGGGGATGACGGCGCCGACCTGCGGCTGCGCGTGACCGTGTGGGAAACGCCGGACAGCAGTTGCGAGTACTGGGAGTGACGGCGTGAAGTACCCGGTGTACGAGCGGTTCTACACCTGGCAGGGCGAGGGCGTGCACCTGGGCCGCGCGGCGTACTTCATCCGGCTGTACGGGTGCCCGCAGGCGTGCCCGTGGTGTGACAGTGCGGGCACGTGGCACCGTGAGTTCCGCCCGGACGGCGTCACCTTGATGGACGAGACAGAACTGGCGGCCGTGGTCGCGGCGGAAAGTCCCGACGGGGCGGTGGTGGTCGTGACGGGCGGCGAACCGATCCTGTTCGACCTGGCGCCGCTCACGGACGCCCTGCACGCGCTGGGGCGCCGGGTGCACCTGGAGACAAGCGGCATTGCGCCGCTGCGCGGCGCGCTGGACTGGGTGACGCTGTCACCCAAGCCGTTCGGGCAGGGTCCGGTGCCGGCGGTGGTGGCCCGCGCGGATGAGGTGAAGATCATCGTGCATGACCCGGCTGATATTCAGACCGGGCTGGACACGCTGGGCGGCCTGAGGGACGACGCGGTGATCTGGCTGCATCCCGAGTGGAGCCGGGCGCGTGAACGGGACCTGACCGTGCTGAACGCCATCACGCAGGCGGTGAAGGACAGCCCGCGCCTGCGGGCCGGGTACCAGATGCACAAGCTGTACCGGGCCGACGACCTGGACGCGCATAGCGACAAACGCCTGATTCCGCTGGGCGGCAACCCGGACCTGGGCTACTGACCGGGCGGTGCAGGGAATAAGGTGTTTCTCTTGCAGGATACGGAGAGCAGGAATATGACTGAACAGAGTTCGAAACGCGCAGTGGTGCTGCTGTCCGGAGGACTGGATTCCAGCACGGTGCTGGGACTGGCCACCCGGGACGGGTACGTGTGCACGGCGCTGTCGTTCCGGTACGGGCAGCGGCACACCGTGGAACTGGAGCGCGCGGCAACGGTGGCGGCGCATTTCGGCGCGCTTCACCAGGTGATTGACATCAACATCGGCTCGTTCGGTGGGAGCGCCCTGACGGACGATCGTGTCGCCGTGCCGACAGACGGAACCCAGGCAGGGGTGATTCCGCCCACCTACGTGCCGGGCCGGAACACGGTGTTCATCGCGGTGGGTCTCAGTCTGGCCGAGGCGATCGACGCCGAGCGGGTATTCCTGGGGATCAACGCGGTGGATTACAGCGGATACCCGGACTGCCGTCCGGAGTACCTGGAGGCCTTCCAGCGCCTGGCGGATCTGGCGACGAAAGCGGGCCTGGAGGGACGGGGGGCGGTGCTGACAGCGCCCCTGGCGGCAATGACGAAGGTGGACATCGTGCGGACGGCGCTGGAGGTGGGCGTGCCTATCGGCGTGACGTGGAGCTGCTACCAGGGCGGCGAGACCCCGTGCGGAGTGTGCGATTCGTGCCGCATCCGGGATAAGGCGCTGATCGAGGCGGGTCACCCGGAGCTGGCGACGCCCCACGCGCAGGCCCAGCTTGGCGCGCAGTAAAGGAGAAACGACGGGGGGACGGGCCGGCTCGGCCCGTCCCCCCTCTCGCGCCGGAATTACAGGAGGCTTCTGACGACCTTGCTGACGTTCTGAACGCTGAAGCCGAACTTTTCAAACAGGACGCTGGCGGGGGCGCTGGCGCCGAAGGTGTCCATGCCGATCACGGCGCCGTCCGTGCCGACCCACTCGTACCAGGGGGTCTTGCTGGCGGCTTCGATGGCGACGCGTCTGATGCCGGGTGTGAGGACGGAATCGCGGTAGCTGCGGTCCTGCGCGCGGAACACTTCCATGCAGGGCATGCTGACCACGCGCGTGCGGATGCCTTCGCCGGCCAGGGTGTCAGCGGCCTCCAGGGCGAGGCTGACCTCACTGCCGGAGGCAATCAGGATCACCTGAGCGCCTCCTTCGCTGCTGTCGGCGTCGCGGACGACGTAGGCGCCTTTCTTGACGCCGGCGTGGTTGCGCGGAAGGATCGGCAGGTCCTGGCGGGAGAGGGCGAGCACGGTGGGGCCCTTTTCGTATTCGAGGGCCATCTGCCACGCGGCGGCGGTTTCGTTCGCGTCGGCGGGGCGGATCACGTGCGCGCCGGGCACGGCACGCAGCATGGCGAGCTGCTCGATGGGCTGGTGGGTGGGGCCGTCCTCGCCCAGGCCGATGGAGTCGTGCGTCAGGACGTAGGTGACAGGCTGCATCTGGATGGCGCTGAGACGGAAGGCGGGTTTGAGGTAGTCGGCAAACACAAGGAAGGTGCCGACCATGGGGCGCAGGCCGCCGTAGAGACTCAGGCCGTTGGCTGCGGCGGCCATGCCGAATTCACGCACGCCGAACAGGACGTTGCGGCCGGCGGGGCTGGCGCTCTGGAGTTCGCCGCCGTCCTTGATGGTGGTTTTGGTGCTGCCGCTCAGGTCGGCGCTGCCGCCCATCAGGCCGGGCACGACCCTGGCCAGGGCGTTGATGACTTCGCCGCTGGCGTTGCGGGTGGCGACGCCCTTGCCGCCCACCTCGTAGTTGGGGAGCACGTCGGCGAGGTTGGTGGGGAGGGTGCGGGCGAGCAGGGCGTCCACCTCGGCGGCCAGTTCGGGGTGTGCGGCGCGGTAGCCGTCCATCAGGGCGTTCCATTCAGCTTCAAGCTGCGCGCCGCGTTCGCGGGCGTTCATGTGCGCGGTGACTTCCTCCGGGACCGTAAAGGAGGGGTGGTTCCAGCCGAGCGCGGCTTTCGTCTCGGCGACGCCCTCGGCGCCGAGAGGCTCACCGTGGGCTTTGCTGGTCCCGGCGCGGGGGCTGCCGAAGCCGATCACGGTGCGCACCTGAATCAGGGTGGGCCGGTCGCTGCTCTGCGCTTCCTTCACGGCGGCGCGGATGGCGCCGAGGTCGTTGCCGTCGCTGACCCTCAGGACGTTCCAGCCGTAGGAGGCGTAGCGGGCGGCCACGTCGTCACTTTCGGCTTTGCTGGTGGGCGTGTCGAGCTGCACCTGGTTGTCGTCGTGCAGCCAGATGAGCTTGTTCAGGCGCAGGTGCCCGGCCAGGGCGGCGGCTTCGTGATTGACCCCTTCCTGAAGGTCGCCGTCCCCGAGAACAGCGTAGGTGTGGTTGTTGAAGATGGGGTAATCGGGGCGGTTATAGCGCGCGGCAAGGTGCTCTTCGGCGAGGGCCATGCCGACAGTCATCGCGGCGCCCTGGCCGAGGGGGCCGGTGGTGGCGTCAAGGCC from Deinococcus taeanensis carries:
- the queF gene encoding preQ(1) synthase, with the protein product MTNTNAGAECGPQNPGFDRRYDVQGLDAIDVAVLGTFPHVREDDPVRYPGEPMMIEIITDEFSPVCPWSGLPDFGRLEIRYLPRETCVELKSLKYYLTSYRFVGIYHEHATRRVLADLVKLLDPLRMEIRCDYGMRGGLNTICTVKYVAPDHQGG
- a CDS encoding 6-pyruvoyl trahydropterin synthase family protein, with protein sequence MPWRLTSEFTFDSAHVITGYDGPCGRLHGHTYRVRMDLTSERLRPSAHVKRAIMVADFRTLKWAKKDVEAGGLDHAFLNDLPDLGDDTTAEVLAAFIHRRTMARVRADLPDGDDGADLRLRVTVWETPDSSCEYWE
- a CDS encoding 7-carboxy-7-deazaguanine synthase QueE, encoding MKYPVYERFYTWQGEGVHLGRAAYFIRLYGCPQACPWCDSAGTWHREFRPDGVTLMDETELAAVVAAESPDGAVVVVTGGEPILFDLAPLTDALHALGRRVHLETSGIAPLRGALDWVTLSPKPFGQGPVPAVVARADEVKIIVHDPADIQTGLDTLGGLRDDAVIWLHPEWSRARERDLTVLNAITQAVKDSPRLRAGYQMHKLYRADDLDAHSDKRLIPLGGNPDLGY
- the queC gene encoding 7-cyano-7-deazaguanine synthase QueC; this encodes MTEQSSKRAVVLLSGGLDSSTVLGLATRDGYVCTALSFRYGQRHTVELERAATVAAHFGALHQVIDINIGSFGGSALTDDRVAVPTDGTQAGVIPPTYVPGRNTVFIAVGLSLAEAIDAERVFLGINAVDYSGYPDCRPEYLEAFQRLADLATKAGLEGRGAVLTAPLAAMTKVDIVRTALEVGVPIGVTWSCYQGGETPCGVCDSCRIRDKALIEAGHPELATPHAQAQLGAQ
- the tkt gene encoding transketolase, with protein sequence MSSDISQLSVNTIRTLSIDAVQAANSGHPGAPLGAAPMAYVVWQDFLRFNPAHPEWPGRDRFVLSAGHASMLIYSLLHLTGYDLSLDELKNFRQWGSKTPGHPEFFHTPGLDATTGPLGQGAAMTVGMALAEEHLAARYNRPDYPIFNNHTYAVLGDGDLQEGVNHEAAALAGHLRLNKLIWLHDDNQVQLDTPTSKAESDDVAARYASYGWNVLRVSDGNDLGAIRAAVKEAQSSDRPTLIQVRTVIGFGSPRAGTSKAHGEPLGAEGVAETKAALGWNHPSFTVPEEVTAHMNARERGAQLEAEWNALMDGYRAAHPELAAEVDALLARTLPTNLADVLPNYEVGGKGVATRNASGEVINALARVVPGLMGGSADLSGSTKTTIKDGGELQSASPAGRNVLFGVREFGMAAAANGLSLYGGLRPMVGTFLVFADYLKPAFRLSAIQMQPVTYVLTHDSIGLGEDGPTHQPIEQLAMLRAVPGAHVIRPADANETAAAWQMALEYEKGPTVLALSRQDLPILPRNHAGVKKGAYVVRDADSSEGGAQVILIASGSEVSLALEAADTLAGEGIRTRVVSMPCMEVFRAQDRSYRDSVLTPGIRRVAIEAASKTPWYEWVGTDGAVIGMDTFGASAPASVLFEKFGFSVQNVSKVVRSLL